In bacterium, the genomic stretch GGGCAAGTGAAGCGACCGTATCGGCATATTCAAGCGATCTTGCGATTTGGCAAGTAGCCCTTGACCAAAAGGGAAAGAACGTTGATCAGGTAACCACATCCGAATTAGAAGAAATATTACTTATATGGCTAAAGCCAACGAATGAGGAACCGGGTGTCGCGCGCAGCACTTTACAACGTAGAGTTTCTGCACTCCGCAGCTACTATAATTGGCGGTTGCGGATGCGGCTTGGCGACCGTAATCCCGCCGAAGCGGTAGCAACGCCGGCTCATCGACGACCATTGCCGAAAGTATTGTCGATTGAAGAAGTCGGTTCGATCTTGGATCGACCGGATACCTCAACCACTGCCGGGTTACGCGACCGGGCGATTCTTGAATTGTTGTATGGCACTGGTGCACGAGTTAGCGATGTGGTCGGATTGGAAACGAATCGACTGTTTCTCGAAGATGGCTATTTGGTTTATTACGGGAAGGGGAGCAAAGAGCGTCAAGTGCCGTTGGTCGGTGCTGCGGCGGAATGGCTCCGCCGTTGGTTAGTCGATGGCAGACCGGAATACGTTGCGAAGTGGTTAAAACGAAAACGTTCCGTGCGAAAGCAGGCGCCGGATATCACAGTTTTTCTCAACCAGCACGGCGGTCCGCTCACCCGCGATGGGATCACAAAAATCGTGATGCAATACATCCTGTCGGCATTACCGAAAGGGCGGGCATCGCTGCATTCCTTTCGCCATTCCTTTGCGACCCACTTACTGGAG encodes the following:
- a CDS encoding tyrosine-type recombinase/integrase translates to MNNEPSSIFSDFLSASRMEGASEATVSAYSSDLAIWQVALDQKGKNVDQVTTSELEEILLIWLKPTNEEPGVARSTLQRRVSALRSYYNWRLRMRLGDRNPAEAVATPAHRRPLPKVLSIEEVGSILDRPDTSTTAGLRDRAILELLYGTGARVSDVVGLETNRLFLEDGYLVYYGKGSKERQVPLVGAAAEWLRRWLVDGRPEYVAKWLKRKRSVRKQAPDITVFLNQHGGPLTRDGITKIVMQYILSALPKGRASLHSFRHSFATHLLENGVNLRIVQELLGHVSIETTVIYTHFSRDYLADVVRNCHPRSR